The following are encoded in a window of Narcine bancroftii isolate sNarBan1 chromosome 2, sNarBan1.hap1, whole genome shotgun sequence genomic DNA:
- the LOC138754696 gene encoding uncharacterized protein isoform X13, whose amino-acid sequence MDVPCSTCFPSLFVLLWVPGVLQEVCRTLRPEGTDTMATPDPIRGRPAGIFHEIMKTVDHSKESKALHDLHLKTLSEIFGKDSSSPTLDFRIYHMDADKFNVKADALKTDNSAGEENPDRFQRNLDGPSEARNVDDVPSPPSEAGRLAGALPAVSQCDFTSVFHSAWCGKDLALHLCSGSRTSRFADERRREMAVSGYGDQVISCGDSPEIPLGISSGDRVTRLYRQSRRE is encoded by the exons ATGGACGTGCCCTGTTCCACTTGCTTCCCATCACTGTTTGTCTTGCTCTGGGTTCCAGGGGTCTTGCAAGAG GTCTGCAGAACTTTAAGGCCAGAGGGAACAGATACGATGGCAACTCCGGATCCCATCCGCGGACGCCCTGCCGGGATCTTTCACGAAATTATGAAAACAGTGGACCATTCGAAGG AATCCAAGGCTCTCCACGATTTGC ATTTGAAAACGCTCAGCGAAATCTTTGGTAAGGATTCGTCATCACCAACGCTGGATTTCAGAATTTATCACATGG ATGCTGATAAATTTAACGTGAAAGCAG ATGCTTTGAAGACCGACAATTCGGCAGGTGAGGAAAACCCAGACAGATTCCAGAGGAACCTGGACGGTCcatcagag gcccgaaacgtcgatgATGTACCTTCACCTCCTTCTGAGGCTGGGAGATTGGCTGGGGCTCTTCCAGCAGTTTCCCAGTGCGATTttacttccgtgtttcactccgCTTGGTGTGGGAAAGACCTCGCACTTCACCTATGCAGCGGCAGCAG aacttCAAGATTTGCTGACGAGCGGAG AAGAGAAATGGCAGTCTCTGGATATGG CGACCAGGTTATATCGTGCGGAGACAG CCCTGAAATCCCTCTTGGAATTTCATCTGGAGATCG AGTTACGCGGCTGT
- the LOC138754696 gene encoding uncharacterized protein isoform X8, protein MDVPCSTCFPSLFVLLWVPGVLQEVCRTLRPEGTDTMATPDPIRGRPAGIFHEIMKTVDHSKESKALHDLHLKTLSEIFGKDSSSPTLDFRIYHMDADKFNVKADALKTDNSAGEENPDRFQRNLDGPSEARNVDDVPSPPSEAGRLAGALPAVSQCDFTSVFHSAWCGKDLALHLCSGSRTSRFADERRREMAVSGYGDQVISCGDSPEIPLGISSGDRVTRLYRQSRVQTRARTGKASEKFRCKIK, encoded by the exons ATGGACGTGCCCTGTTCCACTTGCTTCCCATCACTGTTTGTCTTGCTCTGGGTTCCAGGGGTCTTGCAAGAG GTCTGCAGAACTTTAAGGCCAGAGGGAACAGATACGATGGCAACTCCGGATCCCATCCGCGGACGCCCTGCCGGGATCTTTCACGAAATTATGAAAACAGTGGACCATTCGAAGG AATCCAAGGCTCTCCACGATTTGC ATTTGAAAACGCTCAGCGAAATCTTTGGTAAGGATTCGTCATCACCAACGCTGGATTTCAGAATTTATCACATGG ATGCTGATAAATTTAACGTGAAAGCAG ATGCTTTGAAGACCGACAATTCGGCAGGTGAGGAAAACCCAGACAGATTCCAGAGGAACCTGGACGGTCcatcagag gcccgaaacgtcgatgATGTACCTTCACCTCCTTCTGAGGCTGGGAGATTGGCTGGGGCTCTTCCAGCAGTTTCCCAGTGCGATTttacttccgtgtttcactccgCTTGGTGTGGGAAAGACCTCGCACTTCACCTATGCAGCGGCAGCAG aacttCAAGATTTGCTGACGAGCGGAG AAGAGAAATGGCAGTCTCTGGATATGG CGACCAGGTTATATCGTGCGGAGACAG CCCTGAAATCCCTCTTGGAATTTCATCTGGAGATCG AGTTACGCGGCTGT